One Mustelus asterias chromosome 12, sMusAst1.hap1.1, whole genome shotgun sequence genomic region harbors:
- the appbp2 gene encoding amyloid protein-binding protein 2 isoform X2 — translation MDHGVKVASVLANSFSRRCSYIEESDAHVKEKAIQFGFVLGGFLSDAGWYSDAEKVFLSCLQLCSLHDEVLHWFRAVECCVRLLHVRNGNCKYHLGEETYKLAQTYIDKLAKHGHQANRAALFGELCALLFAKSHYDEAYKWCVEAMREITVGLPVKVAVDVLRQASKACVVKREFKKAEQLIKHAVYLAREHFGPKHPKYSDTLLDYGFYLLNVDNICQSVAIYQTALDIRQSVFGGKNIHVATAHEDLAYSSYVHQYSSGKFDNALFHAERAIDIITHILPEDHLLLASSKRVKALILEEIAIDCHNKETEQRLLQEAHDLHLSSLQLAKKAFGEFNVQTAKHYGNLGRLYQSMRKFKEAEEMHIKAIQIKEQLLGQEDYEVALSVGHLASLYNYDMNQFEDAEKLYLRSIAIGKKLFGEGYSGLEYDYRGLIKLYNSIGNFEKVFEYHNILSNWNRLRDRQFAISDALEDVNGSTQSTEEVVRSFLLAQPAVEQGC, via the exons GTGGGTTTCTTTCTGATGCAGGCTGGTATAGTGATGCTGAGAAGGTGTTCCTTTCTTGTCTGCAGCTATGTTCGCTACATGATGAAGTGCTTCACTGGTTTCGTGCAGTTGAATGCTGTGTCAG GTTACTCCACGTGCGCAATGGCAATTGTAAGTACCACTTGGGAGAAGAGACCTACAAACTGGCTCAAACCTACATTGATAAACTGGCAAAACATGGTCACCAAGCAAATAGAGCAGCACTCTTTGGAGAGCTCTGTGCATTACTTTTTGCCAAAAGTCATTATGATGAG GCTTATAAGTGGTGTGTAGAAGCCATGAGGGAAATCACAGTTGGCTTGCCAGTGAAAGTAGCAGTTGATGTTCTGAGACAAGCTTCAAAA GCTTGTGTAGTGAAGCGAGAATTCAAGAAGgcagagcagttaataaaacatgcaGTGTATTTAGCACG GGAACATTTTGGTCCTAAACATCCCAAATACTCTGATACCCTCTTAGATTATGGATTTTACTTGTTGAACGTAGATAATATTTGTCAATCAGTGGCTATTTATCAG ACAGCACTCGATATCCGGCAGTCAGTATTTGGAGGCAAGAACATCCATGTAGCAACAGCTCATGAGGACCTAGCATATTCTTCTTACGTACACCAGTATAGTTCTGGGAAGTTTGACAATGCACT ATTCCATGCTGAGCGTGCCATAGACATCATCACTCATATTCTCCCTGAAGACCACTTACTGTTGGCTTCTTCTAAAAGAGTTAAAG CACTTATACTGGAGGAGATTGCTATTGACTGTCATAACAAGGAAACTGAGCAACGACTTCTTCAGGAAGCTCATGATTTACACCTTTCATCGCTCCAGTTAGCCAAGAAAGCCTTTGGAGAGTTCAATGTGCAGACAGCAAAGCACTATGGAAACCTGGGCAGACTCTACCAATCTATGCGGAAGTTCAAG GAAGCAGAAGAAATGCACATAAAAGCAATTCAAATTAAGGAACAACTCTTGGGCCAAGAAGATTATGAAGTGGCACTATCGGTTGGACATCTTGCATCTCTCTATAACTATGATATGAATCAGTTTGAAGATGCTGAAAAACTTTACCTGCGGTCAATAGCAATAG GAAAGAAGTTATTTGGAGAAGGTTACAGTGGACTGGAGTATGATTACAGGGGCCTGATCAAACTGTACAACTCTATTGGCAATTTTGAGAAAGTATTTGAATACCATAACATTCTGTCCAACTGGAACCGCCTGCGGGATCGACAGTTTGCCATCAGTGATGCCCTTGAGGATGTAAATGGCAGCACACAATCCACAGAGGAAGTGGTCAGATCGTTCCTTTTAGCTCAGCCTGCAGTTGAACAGGGTTGCTGA